In a genomic window of Dehalococcoidales bacterium:
- the miaB gene encoding tRNA (N6-isopentenyl adenosine(37)-C2)-methylthiotransferase MiaB — protein sequence MPSYYIWTIGCQMNRAESERLAALLENHGYNSTDHEQDADLIIINSCVIRESAENRVVNKLMRLKHLKTTHPGKKITLTGCFVTSDLADMRRRYPFVDYFFMAGSTPTFVDLIDVNSYFLPRPAAISSGITIIQGCNNFCSYCIVPYRRGREKSRPIDEIEKEARYLVDGGARELVLLGQNVDSYGHDLEEKSDLADLLERINNIENLERIRFLTNHPKDMSMRLIQAMAKLEKVCKQLNLPVQSGDDDILQKMERGYTLEHYRKLLNELRRGVSDVAITTDIIVGFPGESAEQFNNTLKFLEEARFDFVHAAMYSPRPQTLASRQYVDDVPLAEKVQRRQLVEEVQGKIAAEVNSNLVGLTVEVLVEGRKKGRWYGRSQSDKLVFFEHSDNWLGKLAPVKIEHSSPWFLRGSL from the coding sequence ATGCCTTCATACTATATCTGGACCATAGGTTGTCAGATGAATAGGGCTGAATCCGAAAGACTGGCTGCCCTACTGGAAAACCATGGTTATAACAGCACAGACCATGAACAAGATGCTGATCTGATTATTATCAACAGCTGCGTCATCCGCGAAAGTGCTGAAAACCGTGTGGTTAATAAACTAATGCGTCTCAAGCACCTGAAAACCACCCATCCGGGTAAAAAAATCACGCTGACTGGCTGTTTTGTTACCAGCGATTTGGCAGATATGCGCCGACGGTATCCTTTTGTAGATTATTTCTTTATGGCGGGATCCACGCCGACGTTTGTTGATCTAATAGATGTTAACAGTTATTTTCTGCCACGGCCGGCTGCTATCAGTAGCGGAATAACTATTATCCAGGGATGTAATAATTTTTGCAGTTATTGTATAGTTCCCTATCGGCGCGGGCGGGAAAAAAGCCGCCCGATAGACGAAATCGAAAAAGAGGCAAGATACCTGGTAGATGGAGGCGCGCGCGAGCTGGTGTTATTGGGCCAAAATGTTGATTCCTATGGGCATGACCTGGAAGAAAAATCCGACCTTGCTGACTTGCTTGAGCGAATAAATAACATAGAAAATCTGGAGCGTATCCGCTTTTTAACCAACCACCCCAAAGATATGAGCATGCGTCTTATTCAGGCAATGGCCAAACTGGAAAAGGTATGCAAGCAATTGAATCTGCCTGTGCAGTCCGGAGACGATGATATTTTACAGAAGATGGAAAGGGGTTATACCCTTGAACACTATCGCAAGCTGCTGAACGAGCTCCGCAGAGGGGTGAGCGATGTTGCTATAACCACTGATATTATTGTAGGCTTTCCCGGAGAAAGCGCTGAGCAGTTTAATAACACATTGAAATTTCTGGAGGAAGCCCGCTTTGATTTCGTGCATGCAGCAATGTATTCACCAAGACCCCAGACGCTTGCTTCCCGGCAGTATGTTGATGATGTTCCCTTGGCAGAAAAGGTGCAGCGCCGACAGCTGGTAGAAGAAGTTCAGGGGAAGATAGCCGCGGAAGTAAACAGTAACCTGGTTGGGCTGACCGTTGAGGTGTTGGTAGAGGGAAGGAAGAAAGGTAGATGGTACGGACGCAGTCAAAGTGACAAGTTGGTATTTTTTGAACATTCCGACAATTGGTTGGGTAAACTTGCCCCGGTTAAAATAGAACATTCCAGCCCCTGGTTTCTCAGAGGTTCTTTATAA
- the dnaA gene encoding chromosomal replication initiator protein DnaA — MPLAPQIWQAALGELELQMTRPNFNTWLKGTTGLSFNDGVFTIGVPSSFVAEYLETSQYSLIERTIMRLASRNVKICFQVTGPGADKNGLNNDRKTPDTTVHHRFNPRYTFESFVTGNGNQLAHAAAVSTAKGPGQLYNPLFLYGGVGLGKTHLLHAIGHVATKNNLQALYVSGEQFTNDFVGSIRSGNGEEFRNRYRSVDILLVDDIQFISGKNQTEECFFHTFNELHNGSRQIVLSSDRTPKEMPLIEDRLRSRFEWGLTVDIQPPEFETRMAILKAKVERDGIKVMPEVLEFIAKEINTNVRELEGSLNRITAYSRLLQAEITPELARRAITDIGSGSKNGHSPDAIIREVAASFSLEPDDLTGPRRDKTTALARQLAMYLLKSYHNYPLVQIGELLGGRNASTVSHACDKISRDINNNPPLKRQVETIRNKFSSSLS; from the coding sequence ATGCCTTTAGCACCACAAATATGGCAGGCGGCTCTCGGAGAATTAGAGCTTCAAATGACCCGCCCTAATTTTAATACCTGGCTTAAAGGCACTACCGGGCTTAGTTTTAATGATGGTGTTTTTACAATTGGCGTCCCCAGTTCTTTTGTTGCTGAATACCTCGAAACAAGCCAATATTCACTTATAGAACGCACTATAATGCGACTCGCCTCCCGTAATGTTAAAATTTGCTTTCAAGTCACCGGTCCCGGTGCAGATAAAAACGGGCTCAACAACGACAGAAAAACCCCTGATACCACCGTCCACCATCGTTTTAATCCTAGATACACATTCGAAAGCTTTGTTACCGGCAATGGCAATCAACTGGCTCACGCGGCGGCAGTAAGCACCGCAAAAGGACCTGGGCAACTCTATAATCCCCTGTTTTTATACGGAGGTGTGGGACTCGGTAAAACCCACCTTCTTCATGCTATCGGTCACGTTGCAACAAAAAATAACTTGCAGGCGCTTTACGTCAGCGGCGAGCAGTTCACTAACGACTTTGTCGGCTCTATTCGCTCAGGGAACGGAGAAGAATTCCGCAACCGTTATCGTAGTGTAGATATCCTCCTGGTAGACGATATCCAATTTATCAGTGGTAAAAACCAAACAGAAGAGTGTTTTTTCCATACCTTCAACGAATTGCATAACGGCTCTCGCCAGATAGTTCTTTCAAGTGATCGAACTCCAAAAGAAATGCCTTTGATTGAAGATCGCCTTCGTTCCAGATTTGAATGGGGGTTAACCGTTGATATACAACCACCAGAATTTGAAACTCGAATGGCAATACTTAAAGCTAAAGTAGAGCGTGATGGTATCAAGGTTATGCCCGAAGTACTTGAGTTTATTGCCAAAGAAATTAATACAAACGTACGCGAATTGGAAGGTTCACTTAACCGCATTACTGCTTATTCCAGGCTTCTCCAAGCAGAAATTACTCCCGAGCTTGCACGTAGAGCTATCACTGATATCGGTTCAGGTTCTAAAAACGGTCATTCACCGGATGCTATCATCCGTGAAGTTGCGGCCTCTTTTTCACTAGAACCTGATGATCTAACTGGTCCGCGTAGAGATAAAACCACCGCACTTGCCCGCCAATTGGCTATGTACTTATTGAAAAGTTATCATAACTACCCGCTTGTGCAGATTGGAGAGCTGTTGGGAGGGCGCAACGCCTCTACAGTTAGCCATGCGTGCGATAAGATATCACGAGATATCAATAACAACCCTCCTCTTAAACGACAAGTTGAAACCATTCGTAACAAGTTTTCTTCTTCATTAAGCTAA
- the obgE gene encoding GTPase ObgE has product MFDRAKIIIKSGKGGAGLASFRHEKFVPFGGPDGGDGGDGGDIILLVDRNEDTLKKYYFKKEYSAENGMPGQHRKKTGKSGKKLILKIPPGTIITDITDPENPHIIADMDTEGDVLVAAKGGKGGIGNVHFTSSTNQAPKLASVGEGSEEKVLQLELKLIADVGIIGLPNAGKSSLLAVSSGAKPRIASYPFTTLEPELGTVVYAKSSFVMADIPGLIEGAADGKGLGHEFLRHIIRTKLLIHLIDGSSLEPINDFKIVNRELNRYDPNLLHKQQIVVVNKIDKPETQSRIGEIIREFASEGINPLFISALAGEGVEGLIDKVDRQLTKIAAIQPVEIGEQGKIFRPKPLKQGPLIKREDDSLVVVDPDLERLVAGSDIGDTEVRRQLWRMIEKRVGVKNIEKAGVKPGDVIRVGDFEWRW; this is encoded by the coding sequence GTGTTCGATAGAGCGAAAATAATAATAAAATCTGGAAAAGGTGGAGCTGGCCTGGCAAGTTTCCGCCATGAGAAATTTGTTCCCTTTGGCGGTCCTGATGGGGGTGATGGGGGTGATGGAGGTGATATTATCCTGTTAGTTGATCGAAATGAGGATACCCTTAAAAAATATTATTTTAAAAAAGAATATAGTGCCGAGAATGGGATGCCTGGTCAGCACCGTAAAAAAACAGGCAAATCAGGAAAGAAGCTGATTTTAAAAATCCCACCTGGGACAATAATAACCGATATTACTGATCCAGAAAATCCGCATATTATAGCTGATATGGATACCGAGGGGGATGTTTTAGTTGCCGCTAAAGGGGGGAAAGGCGGCATTGGCAATGTGCACTTTACTTCTTCTACTAACCAGGCACCAAAGTTGGCGTCGGTTGGAGAAGGATCAGAAGAAAAAGTTTTACAACTGGAGTTAAAACTAATAGCGGATGTGGGTATAATTGGGCTTCCCAACGCCGGGAAATCTTCCTTGCTTGCTGTAAGTTCAGGCGCCAAGCCCAGGATAGCCAGCTATCCGTTTACTACACTTGAACCTGAACTCGGTACGGTAGTTTATGCAAAATCCTCGTTTGTGATGGCAGATATTCCGGGATTGATCGAAGGGGCAGCAGACGGTAAGGGTTTAGGGCATGAATTTCTTCGCCATATTATTCGTACTAAATTGTTAATCCATCTGATAGACGGAAGCTCTCTAGAGCCAATTAATGATTTTAAAATAGTTAACCGGGAACTCAATCGATATGATCCTAATCTTTTACACAAACAGCAAATCGTTGTAGTTAATAAGATAGACAAACCAGAAACCCAGTCCAGAATAGGGGAGATAATAAGGGAATTTGCATCCGAAGGAATTAATCCGTTGTTTATTTCTGCTCTTGCTGGAGAAGGCGTAGAAGGGCTCATTGATAAAGTGGATAGACAACTTACCAAAATTGCGGCAATCCAACCGGTAGAAATCGGCGAGCAAGGGAAAATCTTCAGGCCAAAACCATTAAAACAAGGCCCTTTGATTAAACGTGAGGATGATAGCCTGGTAGTGGTTGATCCTGACCTTGAGCGTTTAGTAGCTGGTAGTGATATTGGTGATACTGAAGTGCGCAGACAATTATGGCGAATGATAGAGAAAAGAGTAGGAGTTAAAAATATAGAAAAAGCCGGCGTTAAACCCGGTGATGTGATTCGTGTTGGAGACTTTGAATGGCGGTGGTAA